CCAGCGCCGGCGTGCCGCCCTTTCTGGGCTTCTGGCCCAAATTGCTGCTGCTCGAAGCCGGCATGGCGGCGGGCCTGGCCGGCGATTGGATAGGCTCCGGCCTCGTCATCGCCTTGCTGGTCAACGCCGTGCTGACGCTCATCGCCGGAACGCGGCTCTGGTCCCACATATTCTGGCGCTCCGGCCCGGAAGGCGAAGTCTCCGAGCACTTGCAGCAACAATTGCTGCCGCTGGACGGACGCGCTCGCTTGGGTCTGGGGGCGGCTTCAGTGCTGACGGCCGGGATCGTGTTGGCCGGATTGTGGCCGGCGCCGCTGCTGGACAGCGCCCGGAGCGGCGCGCAGGACATTGTCGAGCCGGCGCGCTACATCGCCGCTACCGGGCTTGCGGGGAGCGCGCCATGACCACAGCCTCCCTCGTGGTCATATTGGCGCTGATCTGGGCGGCGATAACCGGCTCTTTCTCCGGCCTCAACCTCTTGTTCGGAGGCGTTATCGGCCTTGTGGCGGCGTTGTTGTTGCGGCATTCGCTGACCGGCCGCGGCGGCTGGCGCAAGCTGCGGCGCGCGCTCTCGCTCACCCTGCTGTTCCTCTACGAATTGCTGGCCAGCGCCATCCGCGTGGCGCTGATCGTGCTGCGCCCCGACATGGACAAGGTCATAGAGCCGGCGATCGTCGCCGTGCCGCTGACGGTGCAATCGGATGCGCAGATCACCTTGCTCGCCAATCTGATTACGCTGACGCCGGGCACACTCAGCGTCGATCTCTCGCCGGACAGGTCGCTGCTCTATGTGCATACGCTAAGCCTGGGCGATCGCGACGCCATGATTGCCGAAATCAAGAACGGCTTCGAGAAGAAGGTGCTGGAGGTGTTCCAATGAGTCCCGACCAGTTCATCGATTGGGTCAGTCTCATCTCGCTGGCCTTGCTGACCCTGGCCCTGCTGCTGACGCTGGCGCGCATAATCATCGGCCCCACTTTATCGGATCGCGTGCTGGCATTGGACCTGCTGACCTTGGTGGCCATGGGTTTTATCGGCGCCATTGCGGTGCGCACGGGCCTGGCGCTCTATCTCGATATCGCCATTGCCCTGGCCTTGCTGGGTTTCCTCGCCACCATAGCGCTGGCGCGTTACATCCTGTTGCGGGCGCAGAGCGGCGGAGACATGTGATGCTGGCCAATCTAGCCGTCTATGCCGGGGGAATAATGCTGCTGCTGGGCGCGATATTCACCCTGATCGCGACCATCGGCGTGGTTCGCCTGCCGGACCTCTATACGCGCATGCATGCGGCGTCCAAGGCCGGGGCTGTCGGCGGCGGATTGATTCTGGTGGCCGTGGCCTTGGTGGAACAGGATTCGTCGGTTTCCGTCAGAGCCTTGATTGGCATCATCTTCCTGTTGCTGACTACACCATTGTCCGCCCATCTATTGGCGCGCGCCAGTCATCTTGCCGGATATAGGCCGGATAAACGTACTGTTATCGATGACATTAATAAAAATGCAGAACAAAATTCTGCCCAGAAATAGTGTTACTTGGTTTTGATCTTGGTTAGTATAGGCTTGCCTGTGGCCAAAAATCGCCATAGTAAACGATGAAGGTGGAAGCCCGCTCCTTGCTTCCCGCCAAATAAGAAAAATTGGAAGGTTGAAAAAATGAACGACGATATCGGCGCGCTCGCAAATGCTGAAGCCGACTTGATCGAGCTCAGCACCGAAATTGTCTCCGCCTATGTCAGCCACAATGCTGTCAGCCCGGGCGACCTGACCCGGCTGATCGCCGAAGTGCATGGGGCTTTGCGTGGCCTCAAGAACAATGAAACGCCCGCGCCCGTCGAGGAATTGAAGCCGGCTGTGCCTATTCGCAAGTCGATCTCGCCAGATTTCATCATCTGCCTGGAAGACGGGAAGAAGTTCAAGTCGCTCAAGCGCCATCTGCGCACCCACTACAATCTCTCGCCCGAAGAATATCGCGAGAAATGGGGCCTGCCTGCCGATTACCCCATGGTGGCGCCCAGCTATTCGGCTACGCGTTCCAAGCTGGCCAAGGCCAACGGGCTGGGCCGCAAGGCCAGTTAAAGCGTCTCGCCTGTTCACGGCGGCGGTGACGTTCGCTCCCGCAGCCTCAATGGGCGGGGCTATCGCATATGGACCGAGCGGCCAAGAGATCGGCCTAAACCCTGCTCATCACCCTCGCGCCTGACGCGAGGGTTTTTTGTTTATGGGGTGGCCGCAAGGGTCCTCGCATCGAGCACGAGAGTAACGATCCAAGAAAGAGGCGATAGCGAACCATAAGCGCTGCACTCTGTCGTAAAGGCCGTCCTTCGGGGCGGCCTTTACTTTTTCAGCCCCTCGGGAGGCGAGCGCTCCCGCTGAAATGAACCGTCATAAAAATCGGAAAACGGACTTATCCCCGGGTGGGTAGCCTTCGCGCAAGATTTAGGAATAATGTCCTATTCTGATCGGAGCTATTCATGAATATCGGTTTCGTTTCTGGCGCTCGGGACGCCATTTTCGCCATTCCCCCGGCGGAGCGCGTCGCCGAGCTTGTCGCTCGCGAAAAGGGCATTCCCAAATCATTGTTGTTTAACAGTTCTCGCTGCCGGGCGGAAGCCGCTCTGGCCCGGCAATTGGCCATGTATCTGACCCATGTGATTTTGAGACAAAACTTTACGGCGATCGGTCTGGCCTTTGGACGGGATAGGACAACAGTCTCGCATGCCTGCGCGCTCATCGAAGACCTGCGGGAAGATCCCGATTTCGAGGCGGATGTCAGCCGGCTTGAAGCCTTGCTGGAAAACCATGAGGACCGGACCCGTGGCTGAGTCGGCGGCGCGCCGCGGCGATCCCGCGCCCGAAGCCGTCTTGCGGCTGGCATCGAATGGCGGCGGAGAACCCTTCCTGGCCCCGCATCACCTGGAGGCGGCGCGGCGGCTGGCGCGGCTTTTCAACCGGGCGCGAATGATGCAACGGGTGACCATGTCCTATGATGCGGCGCGGATCGGGGGTCGGAGCGAGCGTCCCCGGCAAGGGGAGTTGGCGGACAGCGCCATCGAGGCGCGGCGGTTGCTCAACGCGCTGGCCCGACGCATGCCGCGCGATTGCTGGGACATGCTGACCGATATATGCGGCTTCGACAAAGGCTTGCAGCAGATCGAACTGGATCGCGGCTGGCCGCGCCGCAGCGCCAAGCTGGTGCTCAGAATCGGGCTGGAGCAATTGGCGGTGATCATGGGCCTGACGGAACTGGCGGCGGGGCGGGGCAATGGCTCCATGCGGGCCTGGCTGCCCGAACGTCCGCCCATGTTCCCCGAACCGGCAAATTAACGATGTAAGCGTTGGTAATGATTGCCGGCCGTGCGGTTGTGATATGCCGCTGGAGCATTCGAGATCCACGGTTCGATGAACGCCAAGCTGCATACAATCCAATATCTCCGGGCCATTGCCGCGACGCTGGTCTTGATTTCCCACGCCTTGCTCTACCCGACAAGCGAGCAGGTGCTTGCCTATGGGCGGCTGGGCTGGCTGGGCGTCATCGTGTTTTTCGTCGTTTCCGGCTTCATCATGGTGGTGGTGACCGGGCAGGCGCGTTTCGAGCCGCGCAAATTTCTGCGCCGGCGCGTGTTGCGGGTGGTGCCGCTTTATTGGGTATTCACCCTGGTGGCGGCATTTTTGGCGCTGGGCATGCCGAGCCTGTTCAAGACCACGGTGTTCGACGGACTGCAATTGGCGCAGTCGATGTTCTTCGTGCCCTTCTACAATCCGGCCAGCCACGGCCTGCATCCGCTCTACAAGCTGGGATGGACGCTCAATTACGAGATGTTCTTCTATCTCAGCTTTGCCTTGCTGGCGGTCGTGGACGCAAGGCGGCGTGTCTGGGTGCTGACGCTGGCCTATCTGGCTTTGGCCATCATTGGTGGCCTGTTCCGGCCCGAAAGCGCCATTCCCGCCTTCTATACCAGTTACATGCCCCTGGCTTTCGTGACCGGGGCCTGGCTCGGCCTGGCCCAGCTGGAGGGCAAGCTGGAAACCCTCGTGCCGCGCCTTGCCGCACCGCTGGCCGTGCTGGCGCTGGCCGGTCTGATCGAGGGCTTTGCCTTTGACCGCGGCGTGGTCGAGGACGAGATGGCCTTTCTCGGCCTGCTGGTTTTCGCCACCATTGTCGTGGCGCTGGCGGTGGGATTTGGCCGGCTCCTGCCCAGGATCGGCCTGCTCGAGAGGCTGGGCGATGCATCCTATTCGATCTATCTGGTGCACATCTTCGCCGTGGGCGCGGTAGCCGGTCTGGCGCTGCGCCTATTGGGCACCGACGATCCCTGGATCGTCGGCCCGATCCTGGTGGCGGCGATCGGCTTCGGCCTGGCCTCGGGCTGCCTGCTCTACCGTCTGGTGGAGGAGCCGCTGATGCGCGGCCTCAAGCGGCTGGCTTAGCCCAGAGCTGCGCGGCCGGCGCCGCGAATGCGGCCGACCATGGCGGCCAGCCCGTTGGAGCGCTGGGTGGTCAGGTGTTCGCGCAGGCCCAGTTCGTCGAACAGGGCGATGGCGTCCGTATCGGCGATCTCGCGGGCGGAGCGGTCGGAATAGAGCGCCAGCAACAGCGCGACCAGGCCCTGCACGATCATCGCATCGCTCTCGCCGCGGAATTTCAGGCCCGGCGCGCCGTCGACCGTTTCCGGCTCGGCGACCAGCCAGACCTGGGACACGCAGCCATTGACCTTGTTCGCGGCCGAACGCTCGGCCTCGTCGAGCTTCGGCAGGGCCTGGCCGAGCTCGATGAGATAGCGGTAGCGATCCTCCCAATCGTCGAGAAAGGAGAGATTGTCGGCAATGTCCTGGAACGGCTGCGGCTGGTTCATGCGTCCTATCTAGGCCATGGCGGGCGGCTTTTCCAGTATGCGTAAAGGTGAAAAACGCTGTCAGCCCAGCCGGTCCGGCCGGGCGCGGGGCAGCGGCACCGGGCTGCCGGCCGGCGACTTGAGCATGGGATCGGCGGCAGCGGGGCTGGTCCGCAGCGCGGCGCTGGCCATGGCCTTGCCGCCAATGCAGGTGATGCTGTCGCATTCGATGGCTTCGATCTGCTGCGCGATGATCTGGCTGCCTCGCGCCATGGCCTCGGACGACAAGGTCGAGGCGGCGTCGCCCACATCCACGCCCGGACGGATGACCAGGAAGGCGAGGGTGAGCCAGAATGCGGAGCGAACCAGAAACATCATTTATCCACCGCGGCAGGTCCATTCCCGCCTGTTGAGAACGATCCTGAATGCCCCGCCTTAAATGGGGCTGCGTCCAATCGATAAAATTTTAGACAAATGCGACGCTTTCGCAGTGCTGCGTGCAACCCCTTGTTTACGCTAACTTTCGAAAGGCCCCTGTCGCCGCCGCTACCAGGCCGCCGCTTAAGCCTGTCTTAGATGTTGGCGCGCGAGGCTGCAGCAGATGACCCGCAGAAAAATCGGGCAGGCGGCTCGCGGAAAGGGCCGCATCAGGAGCGGAAAGCTCCGCAATGGCGTCGGTATAGTGAGTTCAGTTGATGCGTAGCCTCCAGGTGTTCGGAACCAGCAAAGGGAACGACCCGGCCCCGATCGGAGCCGGAAACCGTCCCGAAATGCTGCGCCGGAAGACCATCGCCAATAATGCGCGGCTGCTGATCGGCATGGCGGCTTTTGGCCTGCTGCCGGCTATGTATCTGCTCATGTCGGGGGGCGCGGTGCCGTTCATCGTCGCCTGCCTCTTGCTGGCCGGCGGCATGATCAGCCTCTCCATGCATCATCGCGGTCATTTCGACGCCAGCGGCGTCGCCCAGGTCGCAACGCTGATGGCCACCGGCCTGTTCCTGACCATTGCCGATCCGCGCCTCGGCGACGCCGGCATGGCCATAGCGCTGATGGGGTCGGTCCTGGCCGCGCTGATCGCCCATAACAGCCAAAGACGGGCGAGCTGGTACGCTCTGGCACTGATCATTGCGCTGGGCGCCATCGCCGCAATTTCCGGCATCGGGGCGATGCGGCTCGATGATTCGCAGACGCTTCTGGCCTCGGCCTTCGGCTTTCTCTGCGCCTTCGCCGTGGTGGCGCACAGCGCCCATCGCATCAATTCCGCCTATGAGGTGCATGACAAGGCGCAGATCAGCGCCTATCGCCATCTGATCGAACATGTGCAGGACGCCGTGCTGCGCTTTGGCGGCGATGGGGCGATCCTGCTGGCGTCGCGCTCGTCCGAAACATTGTTCGGCTGCCCGCGCTACCAATTGTCGGGCGAAAACCTGAGCAGCCGCCTGCATGTCCTCGACCGGCCTGCCTTCCTGACCGCATTTGCCGATGCCAATCAGGGCGGCCGCAGCCGCACCATCGAGCTTCGCCTGCGGCAGGACAATCCGCGCGCGGTATCCGGCGTTCCGCGCTTTGTCTGGGTTGAAATGCAGCTTTCGCCCATTCTGGACGAGGCTGCCCATGCGGGGCGGTACGAGGTGATCGCTCTCTTGCGCGACATTACCGGACGCAAGGATGCCGAGGCCGCCATGGCGGAGGCGCGGCGCAGCGCTGAAGAAGCCTTGCAGGCCAAGTCGCGCTTTCTCGCCACTATCGGCCACGAATTGCGCACGCCGCTGAATGCCGTCGTCGGCTTTTCGGAAATGATGACCAGCGGCATTGGCGGCGAATTGCCGGCGACGCATAAGGAATATGCCGGCCTGATCCACCAGAGCGGCAAGCACCTGCTGGAAGTGGTTTCCATGCTGCTGGACATGTCGCGCATCGAGGCCGGCAAATTCGAGGTTCGGGCCGAGCCCATGGCGCCCGGCGACATCATGCCGGCCTGTCTGTCCATGGTCGAGGCCATGGCGGCGGAGCGTCAGGTGCAATTGCTGCCCGAGATCGAACCCGATCTGCCGCTGGTCAACGCCGACGAACGGCTCTGCCGGCAAATTCTGATCAACCTGCTCTCCAATGCCATCAAGTTCAGCCATGAGGGCGGCATGGTGACCGCCACGGTCAAGCGCCAGGGGCAGGCGATCAATTTTTCGGTGCGCGACCGGGGAATCGGCATGGCCCCGGCGGCGCTCGCCCGAATCGGTGAGCCCTTTTTCCAGGTTCAGGACGGGCTAACCCGCAAATATGAAGGCACCGGGCTGGGGCTTTCCATCGTCAAGGGCCTGGTGGAGCTGCATGGCGGCACTTTGCGGGCCATGTCGGAGATCGGAGCGGGGACAACCATCACTGTTTTGCTTCCTATAAACGGTCCAGCAACCAAAGCCGGCGAAACTGCCGACATCGTTCACCTGCATCGAGAGCCCTTGGCCCAGGCCACCACGTCTTCATGGCAAAACGAAACAAGAAAAGCGCAATGAATGCTGCGACCCTTTCTCAGCCGCTGCTCATGGCCGGCGGCGTTCTGCTCGGCTCCCTGAGTCGGGCCGGCCAATGGGCCTTTTCGCGCTATATGCGCGCCCCCATGGCCTCCACCGGGCTGCTGGCCATGGTGACGCTGACGGCGCTGGCCGGCAGCAATGCGCTCTATTTCCAGACCGCCGAGCACCCTTCGCCCTTCTTCGCGCCGGCCCGCGACAATGTCGCGGCGCTGCCGACCTCTATTGTCGACCGCCCCGCCAATGCGCTGCCGGAGATTGCCGCATCGTCGCCCGCCATCGTGCCGGCGGCCACCCCGCAGACGATTCCCGAGACCACAGGCAGCGTCGCTCCGAGCGTCCCGGTGCCGGAGGCGCCGGTCGGCAATGCGCAAATGTTCGCGGTGCAGAAAAAGCTGTTCGAGCTCAATCTGTTCAGCGGCACGATCGACGGCTATTACGGCCCCCAGACCGCCGAGGCGATCCGCGCCTTCGAACAGCGCAACGGCATGATTCCGACCGGCGGCATGGACCCGGCCGTGCTCGATGCCATCGTCAAATCCGATGCCAGCGGGCGCACGACCGCGCCGGTCGACGTTCAGCCTCAGGCCGCCGCGCCGGCGGCCGCGGCGCCAATTGCCCAGGCGGCGCCCGTGACGGTGGCAGTCACCGCTCCTCCACAGGATCAGGTCGTGGCGCGACTTCCGACCTTGTCGCCGGCCGAACAGGTCTTTGACGAAGTGGCGCAGACGGCCGCCAATACCATCGATTCGATCATCGCCGCCGTGGATGGCGCGCGCACGCCGCCCCAGGCCATGGCCAATCCGCCCATTCCTTCTGCCAGCGTTGCGGCCACGGCCCAGCCTATGCCGCAGCCGGTTCGCGAGGTGATATCGCCGCCGGCGCAGCAGGTGGCGGCTTTGGCGAGCAGCGCTTCACCGGTCCGGATGCCCCCCGCCAACGACACCGAGCTGGTCATGCAGATCCAGCGTGGCCTCGCCAGCCTTGGCTTTTTCCAGGCCCCGGTCGACGGCAAGCCGGGTCCTGAAACCGCAAGAGCCATCCGTGAGTTCGAGAATTTCCACCGCTACCGGATGACTGGTCAGGTGCAGCCGGACCTGGTGGAGCTCCTGCTCAAGGCCGGCGCGACCATCTAGTGGCGCGGCTGCGCAGCGATCTGTGGTGCATGGCCTTTGTGCGGCGTCACAACGATCTGGGCCATATGTGCGTCGTTTCCCGGCGCGGCGATCCTATCGCCGGACAGATATTCATCGAGGTCGATCACCTCGATGGCACGCATTCGCTCTATACTCCCGCGCCGGCGGTCAGCCGCGATGACGGCGCCGGACTGGTGTTCCAGCGCCGCTTCGACCGGGCCGAGCCAGCCAGAATCCGCGAGCGGATCGAGCGGGAAGCCGAGTTCGATCTCGACCTTTGGGTGCTGAGCATCGATATGCGCGGCGACGATCTCGGCATCGACCTGATGCGGGAGCAATAGAACTCCGGCGGCGATCAGCTGGCGCGGCGGGCGCCGATGCGGGCCAGGGCCTCGATCGCCTGTTCCACCACCGGATTATGGGCCGGAGCCAGGCTGGGCGTGCGGCGGCTGGTCTCGGTGAAGGGCTGATATTGCGGCTTGCTGAGTTCGAGCAGGTTCACTTCACCGCGCCAGGCGCTCATCAGGTATGCCATGGATTCGGCCGATACCGCGCCGAACAGCGTGGCGAAATCGGCCAGCGCTCTGGAGCGTTCCTTGTCGTGGCTCGTGGCGTGGATGAGAACCTTGAGCCCGTCATAGGCGGTGGAGCCGAAGGCCCGCAGGATGACGAAGAGCGATGCGCCGGTGACGTCATGGGCGATCTGGCCGCAACGGACCTCGTCGAGCCCGGTGATCTGGGCGAGCAGCCGGGTCACCTCGGGACGGCGATTCTCCGAGAACAGCTTCATCAGCGCCTTGGTCAGTTCGCCGCTGGCCACGGAAATCTGCTCGATGGTGCGGGCGATCGGCGCGACCGGGGTGGAGCGGCTGGCGAAGGCGTGGATGACCTTGATCCGGTGGTCGTCCGAGAGGTCGAAGAAAGCCGGGGCGAGCAGGGCGGCGTCGAAATCGTCGCGATGGCCCAGGGCTTCGGCCACCAGGTGATCCATCTGCGCCGAGCGGGCCAGGGCGCTGAGATAGGCGCCGCGCGGCGCGATATGGGCATTGGCGGCCAAGGCCCTGTAAACCTTGCGCGAATTCATCTGGAACAGCTTGGCCAGCACCACATTGCTCAGGCCGTTGCGGCCGGCCAGGGTGGCGCAGGCCGGCACGTCATAGCGGGCGATGATGTCGAGCATGGTCTGGTCGGATAGCTCGGCGGCGCTTTCGAGGAAAGCGATGAGGTCTTCGCCGATATTCTCGACCACCAGGTTTTCAAGCCGCGGGGAGAGCAGTTCGGCGCGGCCGAGGATCGCCGCACCCTTGGCGCGGGCCTGGGGACCGGCGGTGGGAAAGAGCCGGCCAGCAAGGGTTTCAAACTGTTCCATTTCGGGAAT
This genomic stretch from Devosia sp. YIM 151766 harbors:
- a CDS encoding monovalent cation/H+ antiporter complex subunit F encodes the protein MSPDQFIDWVSLISLALLTLALLLTLARIIIGPTLSDRVLALDLLTLVAMGFIGAIAVRTGLALYLDIAIALALLGFLATIALARYILLRAQSGGDM
- a CDS encoding DUF6456 domain-containing protein, translated to MAESAARRGDPAPEAVLRLASNGGGEPFLAPHHLEAARRLARLFNRARMMQRVTMSYDAARIGGRSERPRQGELADSAIEARRLLNALARRMPRDCWDMLTDICGFDKGLQQIELDRGWPRRSAKLVLRIGLEQLAVIMGLTELAAGRGNGSMRAWLPERPPMFPEPAN
- a CDS encoding MucR family transcriptional regulator, with the protein product MNDDIGALANAEADLIELSTEIVSAYVSHNAVSPGDLTRLIAEVHGALRGLKNNETPAPVEELKPAVPIRKSISPDFIICLEDGKKFKSLKRHLRTHYNLSPEEYREKWGLPADYPMVAPSYSATRSKLAKANGLGRKAS
- a CDS encoding helix-turn-helix domain-containing protein gives rise to the protein MNIGFVSGARDAIFAIPPAERVAELVAREKGIPKSLLFNSSRCRAEAALARQLAMYLTHVILRQNFTAIGLAFGRDRTTVSHACALIEDLREDPDFEADVSRLEALLENHEDRTRG
- a CDS encoding acyltransferase — its product is MNAKLHTIQYLRAIAATLVLISHALLYPTSEQVLAYGRLGWLGVIVFFVVSGFIMVVVTGQARFEPRKFLRRRVLRVVPLYWVFTLVAAFLALGMPSLFKTTVFDGLQLAQSMFFVPFYNPASHGLHPLYKLGWTLNYEMFFYLSFALLAVVDARRRVWVLTLAYLALAIIGGLFRPESAIPAFYTSYMPLAFVTGAWLGLAQLEGKLETLVPRLAAPLAVLALAGLIEGFAFDRGVVEDEMAFLGLLVFATIVVALAVGFGRLLPRIGLLERLGDASYSIYLVHIFAVGAVAGLALRLLGTDDPWIVGPILVAAIGFGLASGCLLYRLVEEPLMRGLKRLA
- the mnhG gene encoding monovalent cation/H(+) antiporter subunit G; amino-acid sequence: MLANLAVYAGGIMLLLGAIFTLIATIGVVRLPDLYTRMHAASKAGAVGGGLILVAVALVEQDSSVSVRALIGIIFLLLTTPLSAHLLARASHLAGYRPDKRTVIDDINKNAEQNSAQK
- a CDS encoding Na+/H+ antiporter subunit E — encoded protein: MTTASLVVILALIWAAITGSFSGLNLLFGGVIGLVAALLLRHSLTGRGGWRKLRRALSLTLLFLYELLASAIRVALIVLRPDMDKVIEPAIVAVPLTVQSDAQITLLANLITLTPGTLSVDLSPDRSLLYVHTLSLGDRDAMIAEIKNGFEKKVLEVFQ
- a CDS encoding ATP-binding protein yields the protein MLRRKTIANNARLLIGMAAFGLLPAMYLLMSGGAVPFIVACLLLAGGMISLSMHHRGHFDASGVAQVATLMATGLFLTIADPRLGDAGMAIALMGSVLAALIAHNSQRRASWYALALIIALGAIAAISGIGAMRLDDSQTLLASAFGFLCAFAVVAHSAHRINSAYEVHDKAQISAYRHLIEHVQDAVLRFGGDGAILLASRSSETLFGCPRYQLSGENLSSRLHVLDRPAFLTAFADANQGGRSRTIELRLRQDNPRAVSGVPRFVWVEMQLSPILDEAAHAGRYEVIALLRDITGRKDAEAAMAEARRSAEEALQAKSRFLATIGHELRTPLNAVVGFSEMMTSGIGGELPATHKEYAGLIHQSGKHLLEVVSMLLDMSRIEAGKFEVRAEPMAPGDIMPACLSMVEAMAAERQVQLLPEIEPDLPLVNADERLCRQILINLLSNAIKFSHEGGMVTATVKRQGQAINFSVRDRGIGMAPAALARIGEPFFQVQDGLTRKYEGTGLGLSIVKGLVELHGGTLRAMSEIGAGTTITVLLPINGPATKAGETADIVHLHREPLAQATTSSWQNETRKAQ
- a CDS encoding SufE family protein, translated to MNQPQPFQDIADNLSFLDDWEDRYRYLIELGQALPKLDEAERSAANKVNGCVSQVWLVAEPETVDGAPGLKFRGESDAMIVQGLVALLLALYSDRSAREIADTDAIALFDELGLREHLTTQRSNGLAAMVGRIRGAGRAALG
- a CDS encoding DUF2336 domain-containing protein, which gives rise to MLGFQPYETFQLLIETGGVDRTNTLLIAACDAYARRGKPTIPEMEQFETLAGRLFPTAGPQARAKGAAILGRAELLSPRLENLVVENIGEDLIAFLESAAELSDQTMLDIIARYDVPACATLAGRNGLSNVVLAKLFQMNSRKVYRALAANAHIAPRGAYLSALARSAQMDHLVAEALGHRDDFDAALLAPAFFDLSDDHRIKVIHAFASRSTPVAPIARTIEQISVASGELTKALMKLFSENRRPEVTRLLAQITGLDEVRCGQIAHDVTGASLFVILRAFGSTAYDGLKVLIHATSHDKERSRALADFATLFGAVSAESMAYLMSAWRGEVNLLELSKPQYQPFTETSRRTPSLAPAHNPVVEQAIEALARIGARRAS
- a CDS encoding DUF1491 family protein, translating into MARLRSDLWCMAFVRRHNDLGHMCVVSRRGDPIAGQIFIEVDHLDGTHSLYTPAPAVSRDDGAGLVFQRRFDRAEPARIRERIEREAEFDLDLWVLSIDMRGDDLGIDLMREQ
- a CDS encoding peptidoglycan-binding protein, giving the protein MNAATLSQPLLMAGGVLLGSLSRAGQWAFSRYMRAPMASTGLLAMVTLTALAGSNALYFQTAEHPSPFFAPARDNVAALPTSIVDRPANALPEIAASSPAIVPAATPQTIPETTGSVAPSVPVPEAPVGNAQMFAVQKKLFELNLFSGTIDGYYGPQTAEAIRAFEQRNGMIPTGGMDPAVLDAIVKSDASGRTTAPVDVQPQAAAPAAAAPIAQAAPVTVAVTAPPQDQVVARLPTLSPAEQVFDEVAQTAANTIDSIIAAVDGARTPPQAMANPPIPSASVAATAQPMPQPVREVISPPAQQVAALASSASPVRMPPANDTELVMQIQRGLASLGFFQAPVDGKPGPETARAIREFENFHRYRMTGQVQPDLVELLLKAGATI